The following are encoded together in the Lathyrus oleraceus cultivar Zhongwan6 chromosome 3, CAAS_Psat_ZW6_1.0, whole genome shotgun sequence genome:
- the LOC127131990 gene encoding putative tyrosine-protein phosphatase OCA1: protein MVVEAYALNKGNVDIQHLDFIYDSEPLGFEKDPKALERIRPKDPLEEVDLGENGERRPTYISANIDNKLKSEVISILKELRDCFAWDYNEIPGLSRDLVELKLPIKAGRKPVKQTPRRFAPEIMAKIKTEVERLFKSKFIQTARYLCPEPYPEENLKFLKSHNIRLFQFGIEGKTEVSLPILSDSIMEALKILLDVRNHPVLIHCKRGKHRTGCVVGCFRKMQNWCLSSVFEEYQRYAGAKSRTADLTFIEMFDIINLRQCIFSEMLLLLSFIHS from the exons atggttGTTGAGGCCTATGCATTGAATAAAGGGAACGTCGACATACAGCATCTGGATTTCATTTACGACAGTGAACCTTTAGGGTTCGAAAAAGACCCAAAGGCACTAGAGAGAATCCGACCAAAAGACCCTttggaagaagtcgaccttggcgaaaATGGCGAAAGAAGGCCAACATATATAAGCGCTAACATCGACAACAAACTAAAGTCTGAGGTAATATCCATACTCAAAGAACTTAGAGATTGTTTCGCTTGGGATTATAATGAAATTCCTGGTTTGAGTAGAGATTTGGTCGAGTTAAAGCTGCCCATAAAAGCTGGGAGAAAACCAGTGAAGCAGACGCCCAGGCGTTTCGCCCCAGAGATTATGGCAAAGATAAAAACAGAAGTAGAAAGACTCTTTAAAAGCAAGTTTATACAGactgcaag ATACTTGTGTCCTGAACCCTATCCGGAGGAGAATTTGAAGTTTCTTAAATCACATAATATTCGTCTATTTCAATTTGGAATTGAGGGGAAAACG GAAGTTTCTTTACCTATTCTCAGTGATTCTATTATGGAGGCTTTGAAAATTTtacttg ATGTGAGAAATCACCCTGTTTTGATTCATTGCAAACGAGGAAAG CATAGAACAGGTTGTGTAGTTGGTTGCTTCAGAAAGATGCAGAACTGGTGTCTGTCTTCTGTGTTTGAGGAGTACCAGCGCTATGCTGGTGCTAAATCCAGGACAGCGGATTTAACATTTATAGAGATGTTTGACATCATAAATCTTAGGCAGTGCATAttctcagagatgcttttgctacttagttttattcATAGTTAA